The Croceicoccus marinus genome contains a region encoding:
- a CDS encoding HNH endonuclease, with protein MTDRTPWQHRRQSATARGYGGEHKRLRKILLAAEPLCRECRKKDRVTAATIADHIIPLSRGGKTELANYQPLCRECSDKKTLTDQGKRYRPRIAPDGWPIE; from the coding sequence ATGACCGACCGAACCCCATGGCAGCACAGGCGGCAGTCGGCCACGGCGCGTGGCTACGGAGGAGAGCATAAGCGCCTGCGCAAGATCCTGCTGGCGGCCGAGCCGCTATGCCGGGAATGCCGGAAGAAGGACCGCGTAACTGCCGCCACGATAGCCGATCACATCATACCGCTATCGCGCGGCGGCAAGACCGAACTGGCGAATTACCAGCCGCTATGCCGCGAGTGCAGCGACAAGAAAACGCTGACCGACCAGGGCAAGCGCTATCGCCCGCGCATCGCGCCAGACGGGTGGCCGATCGAATGA